A single region of the Streptomyces vilmorinianum genome encodes:
- a CDS encoding VOC family protein, producing MNVSASTLSLTVADVDATRDFLTTHLGYAVTMSGDGFASLARADAAADIVLLRRGTEVLPAEQRDQEASGLILALTVTDIEAEEARLRDAGAPITMALREEPWGERLFQVTDPNGVVFQLVEWATPADAEGGEGGEPALRVITPSPETVTATPNATMTGLAAPSRGSSELSTWTVAMEAGATGPEHAISREQVWTVTAGALEFTCAGHTEKVTAGGTAILPADLLRQIHAPETAEAHVTMRADGVASVPGTEGTRVLPWAE from the coding sequence TTGAACGTCTCAGCATCCACCCTCTCCCTCACCGTCGCCGACGTTGACGCCACCCGCGACTTCCTCACCACCCACCTCGGCTACGCCGTGACCATGTCCGGCGACGGCTTCGCCTCCCTGGCCCGCGCCGACGCGGCCGCCGACATCGTTCTGCTCCGCCGGGGCACCGAGGTCCTCCCGGCCGAGCAGCGCGACCAGGAGGCGTCCGGCCTCATCCTGGCCCTGACGGTCACCGACATCGAGGCGGAGGAGGCCCGCCTGCGGGACGCGGGCGCCCCCATCACCATGGCCCTGCGCGAGGAGCCGTGGGGCGAGCGCCTCTTCCAGGTCACCGACCCCAACGGAGTCGTCTTCCAGCTCGTCGAATGGGCCACCCCCGCCGACGCGGAGGGCGGGGAGGGCGGGGAGCCCGCGCTGCGCGTGATCACCCCGTCGCCCGAGACCGTCACCGCCACCCCCAACGCCACGATGACCGGCCTCGCCGCGCCCAGCCGGGGCAGCAGCGAACTCAGCACCTGGACGGTCGCGATGGAGGCCGGCGCCACCGGCCCCGAACACGCCATCAGCCGCGAGCAGGTCTGGACGGTCACCGCCGGCGCACTGGAGTTCACCTGCGCCGGCCACACCGAGAAGGTCACGGCCGGCGGAACCGCGATCCTGCCGGCGGACCTGCTCCGCCAGATCCACGCCCCGGAGACCGCCGAGGCACACGTCACCATGCGCGCCGACGGCGTCGCCTCGGTCCCGGGCACCGAAGGCACGCGGGTCCTGCCCTGGGCGGAGTGA
- a CDS encoding GNAT family N-acetyltransferase, with product MPEHVHVHVHVTPLHRVSVTDAAAWHQIVAASVTHDLPGTPPPGPGQIHAQLTQPGLDSQRLTWLAHGPDGDAVGVAALRLFTAPGRDHVAELELHVDPAHRRRGTGSRLLSAVVAACRTENRRSLVAEIAADGPGEAFCDRWGFHRALTMNYLILRLDEQDEKEATRLREVAEAEHPGYRLTGWTGTVPDDLADAFAAAKSAMDDMPVGELDYGRVEWDADRVRAMAEVVAARGDTLLTVAAVHEDGTMAGYTEIVLPQGASTRGQTRGQTGVQTRVQQYDTAVVPAHRGHGLGLWVKAAMLRRLRAEHPGVSEIETDNAEDNVHMIAVNRQLGFRSCRRTHRYQLDLADA from the coding sequence TTGCCCGAGCACGTCCACGTCCACGTCCACGTCACTCCGCTCCACCGCGTCTCCGTCACCGACGCCGCCGCCTGGCACCAGATCGTCGCCGCCTCCGTCACCCACGACCTGCCGGGCACGCCACCGCCCGGCCCCGGACAGATCCACGCCCAACTCACCCAGCCCGGCCTGGACAGCCAGCGCCTGACCTGGCTGGCCCACGGGCCGGACGGCGACGCGGTCGGAGTCGCGGCCCTGCGCCTGTTCACCGCGCCCGGCAGGGATCACGTGGCCGAGCTCGAGCTCCACGTCGACCCCGCGCATCGCCGCCGGGGAACCGGCTCACGCCTGCTGTCGGCGGTCGTGGCCGCCTGCCGTACGGAGAACCGCCGCAGCCTGGTCGCCGAGATCGCGGCCGACGGCCCGGGCGAGGCCTTCTGCGACCGGTGGGGCTTCCACCGCGCCCTGACCATGAACTACCTGATCCTGCGCCTCGACGAGCAGGACGAGAAGGAGGCCACCCGGCTGCGGGAGGTCGCCGAGGCCGAGCACCCCGGCTACCGGCTGACGGGCTGGACCGGAACGGTTCCCGACGACCTCGCCGACGCCTTCGCCGCCGCCAAGAGCGCGATGGACGACATGCCCGTCGGGGAACTGGACTACGGCCGCGTGGAGTGGGACGCGGATCGCGTCCGCGCCATGGCCGAGGTCGTGGCCGCCCGCGGGGACACGCTGCTGACCGTCGCCGCGGTGCACGAGGACGGCACCATGGCGGGCTACACCGAGATCGTGCTGCCCCAGGGCGCATCGACGCGGGGCCAGACGCGGGGCCAGACGGGAGTCCAGACGCGGGTCCAGCAGTACGACACCGCGGTCGTACCCGCGCACCGCGGCCACGGACTGGGACTGTGGGTCAAGGCCGCGATGCTGCGCCGGCTGCGCGCGGAGCACCCCGGCGTCAGCGAGATCGAAACCGACAACGCCGAGGACAACGTCCACATGATCGCGGTCAACCGGCAGCTCGGTTTCCGCTCCTGCCGGCGCACGCACCGGTACCAACTCGACCTGGCCGACGCCTGA